One Hylaeus volcanicus isolate JK05 chromosome 8, UHH_iyHylVolc1.0_haploid, whole genome shotgun sequence genomic window, CCTGTGTTACAAGGGATTCATTTCAAGTGTAACGCTCGAcatttgatgaaactttgtagcTGATAATAGGATTTAACATGTACTGATAATAGGATTAAATCAGAGATGAAAAATGTAGATAATGGATATGTGATTTTACAGTTACGCGGTGGTATAGAGAATAAACGTTACAAATCAATCGTTATATGGAGcatctgttattcgaatataattctGCCCGTCTCTGGGTTAACATTAGCAAAGTGGATCTATACCGATGGACTGGTATCGATGTCCTCAGACCCTGATAACGCTGACTATAGGGatgtaaaatagaaacgtccaaatttaaaataactacTAACCTTAGAAGCTTCTTCGAgtgcatatttatttttgaatcaAAGCATATTTACTTTTGAAGTACAAATAGGTATACTCAGTTACTAGTAAAAGTAGAACATGCGTGTGGTCGTTGCCGTCCTAGTGGGTCGATTCGCCTAGATTGACGCACCCACAACTATAATCGGAATCTGTTGACGAATCCATCCAAGACTCTATTTCGCTCTTAgctttatttcagaatttagTTACAACTTGTCATGAAACATTTTGATCGTTCGTTTGTCCTTGACGAAGTATACGAGAAATCGAGTTTTTTTAGGTCGAGTATTCGTAGAATTAACCAGCGCAACTGCGACACATCTAAACGTATAAAGTTTTTTCACTGATGTTCGTAGCTACGTTTGCCTCCTCTTTTTCGACGATTCGTTTTTAGCATCCTACGAAGACGAAAACCAGTTTCACGTCCGGACACGGACGTTGGCGAGTCCGCGAtacgaaagaaagaaggaatCGCTCAATCGATGATCGTGCTTCTTCCAAAGACGTTTCTCCCGGAAAGGTCACTGTCTTTGAACGACGTGCACGCGCACGTACGAGTTCGCTTTCCTTCGAATTTATTCGACACGAAGAGATACGTTTCCGTCGTATAATATCGTCGATGCGAAAAAGTCGCGTTAAAAGTGCCGCAGCCTTGTCTCTTAATGCATCCACGTCCCACGTTTTACCTGGCAAGTTTCTATCGTTACCATTCTCCTTTCAGTGAAGGGTTCTCGCTTGACGGAAAAACAatctacattaaaaaatacagaaaatacgtatttccTCCGTTGACCtgatttttctaatattcaaCGCTTCTTTTCAGCTTTTTGTTTCCTCTGGCGTTCCTGTTGCTCGATCCTCAGCAACCGTGCCCTCTTCTTACCGAGCGGAGTTCGGGTTTCAAATTTCGCAAATTGTCCCAGCGATTTCTTCGTAGGAGCCTGGTACTTGAACACTTCCTCCATAATCTCTACCGGGGTCAGTGGGTTGAACCTTAGGGTGATTCTTCGTCGAACGTTCAGAACGGTCTCAATCGCGTTCTTGATGAATTCCAACGGGATACCCTCGGACATCTTTGCCAAGCTGGAGACGTCGATATCGCGATGAACCCCGTGGTACTTCATCAGTAGATCTTTGTAAAACATGTACAGCGTGTTGTAGTCCGTGAGAGGAATCATTATGAACTTGTCGTGGACCCTGATGAAGGGTCTTGTTGCTTTATATGGCTCCGAGGAGGTCGTGAGAAATAGGATCTGAAAAGTATCGCGTTCCAATGTATCGGCCGCGTTGCGATAAAAATCTGTCGAGTATTCTTTCGAGAGTAATTAGCGAAGGAGGTACAGCTCTAAGTGTTTCATTCTGAACTCAATTAGCGAGCAACGATGAACGGATATCAATCACGTAACGAGAACAATTATGGTCGCGCGGGAAATTTATCGTAGAGATACATGCGACTTGAGAAGTGCGAGTATGtctccaaataattttattctttgtcCTGGATCTGATGGACTCGTCAATAAggatttcataaaaaaatccTGTGTGTTTTACCTAATAGTTTTCAAGTAGAGAGCCAATTTAGTTGTCGAACCAGTTTAAAACAAATAGAAGAGTTTGGAGACATCATTTTCCTATTTGGCTGTTTCCTATGCTATTTTCATTATGTAACAGATGcctaaattgtaaattgtatttaatttcttaacgaTGGAATGGATTTTCTACGCCAATGGATAACAGTATCCGTTTGGAATAATCGAGGCTTTAAAATCCTACGTTAACTTACTACCACCTACGTCTTGGTCGTTCGGTAGGAGGTGTTTCATTGATGACCAGGTATGAACGATCGAGATGTTtgggaaagagaaagaaggagGGGAAGGGGGGGGGGACCAGACTGGGTTTATCGAGGTGGGTTCATTCATATCAGAGAAAGAGTCGAAACAGGAATATCGAGAATTTCATAAAGTGGGCGCTACCAGATCACCAACTTTAACATTCCTCGTCACTTTAGGCGCTGCAAGTCCGTTCAATTGCAACACGATGCACTTTCCTCTCAAACGTCGAGTAATGAATCGAAAGAAATACGTTGCAGTTCAGTGTACACTGccgtttaataaaatcaccTGATCGCCTCGCTTGATGCTCTTCACCAGCTTCGGATAGTACCTTGCGAATCGTTTCGGTTTATATTGTCTCTCCTCTGAAGGTATTTTCTTCCCCCATGGTTTTTCGCcattatcgatgaaaataacaGCAGGAGCAAATTCTCGAGCCACTTTCGAGATCATGTTGATCAGCTTCTGTTCGTTTCTTCGTCCAACGTATTTGCCTACCAGTACAGTTGGCGTCATGTCGAATAATACAGCTCCGACCTGtgtgaaattgtttatttaaatattttaaatattgtagatttttctggattttttgtttactagcatagatgtattttatttatgatatactCAGATCTCAATAAAATACATCTGTACTGCTAAAAACACAAAgagtacaattatttttaaattcttgatATGGTTTATTCAAATCGTAGATGCTTCATAATGATTGTCAGGGACATTTGTTCGAGGAAGTTAGGGGCATTAGTTACCTCTGAGCAAATCGCGTCCACCAGAAAGCTCTTTCCATATCGCGCAAGCCCGCAGATGCAAACTGATCGTACCAGGGGTGCTATTCGATGAATTTCTTTCGAGCTAAGAGGAAGCACGCAATTCTCCATCATCACTTGTTTAATTTCACCCAAGCGATGCCTGTAATCACGAAATTCGCGAGCCGCTTCGTAGTTCTGATACGACAGGTCTCCCACCCAATCGTTCAGAGAAGTCAAGGGGTAGTTTCTGATGATATTAGCCTTCGCCAATtcgtcgaaaatattttctacaggAACGTTGCCCAGCGgatcttttttcttcttcttaccTCGTTTCTTGCCACctatttcatacaaaatcaGGTGAATATTCTGTGCATTTAATTAACGACAAACATTCGTTAAATACAATCTGCAAAGATACAATCGATATAATCACGGTTAATCTTGTGATTGCAAGTATGACATTCTTTGAAGCATTTTATTGCTTGATGCTCGTTATAGTGATCAACTATAGACTGTATTGTATCCGAGTCTGGTACGCCTACTGTCGCGACCGTAGAAGGATCAGTTCGATCCATGGTAATGGTAGCGTTCGTTAATGAGTAATTATTTCTCGAGTAGTATATACCTCGGTGAAATTATGTCTTCATCGCTTATGGGTACTTAAAAATACCAAACGAGACTTTGCATCACACTTTTCATCTCGGATAAACGTTTTATCGTATCTTTGCCTGATATTTAACACTTAATTATGATTTTATCAAGTATCAAACATCTTACGCTTCTGTTTAGGTATCGTGAGTTCCTTATTGTCTGCTTTATAGTCTTTTCTCAGCGCCTGGTTCAGTGTCCTCAGCTCGAGTCTCATCAATTCGTCGACAATTTTCCTCATCTCTAATTGAAGTTCGTAGCAAAGCTTGTCCGTGATCAGGTCACCGTAGATCTTCAGCTGTGAGTCGTCAGATTCGTCGCGAAAACTCCAGTTGGCAATGAAATCTTGATTGGCATCGTCGAGAAGGTTGAACGCTTCAGTAGCAGGCACCCAAGGgacgtttttctttctgcCGGCAGCTTTTTTCGCTGGTTGTTCCGTCGTATCTTTCTTCGCAGTCTTCGCGATCAGATACTCTTGGGGTGTTTGCGTTTGTCCAGTAGCTATTAGAACGCTGCCACCCAAGTTCGCCGCTGGGTAGACGTCCAAGTGTCCTACTTCGTTGTACCAGACTATGAACCATTCTCGGATCTCATCCGTGATGTCCTCTATTAGGCCAGGTCCCCTGATCTTCCACAACTTTTCAAacgtacatatttttatttctccattCCCCATTCTCCCTGAATTTTTGATACCATTGTAATCTCGATTATTTCCacgatactttatatattcgtTTTTATATCCGAAGAGGATCAACAAAAGCGCtgaaagaatatatttgtGCTGTGAAAATTAACTGTCGCTAAATTGCGACAATTACCCTAGTTCGTTGATCTTCGGTCGTTTTGTCGATTTGAGCAGCAAACGGCGACATCATGTCCAGCTTCTTCTGGAAGTTTTCTCTATCTTTCACAAATACTTGGTTGGATTTCCAGCTGGGTATCGTCATGCCCAACAGCTCTTCCAATCGCGCGATTCTCTTCTTGTTCGCCTTCTTCGCAACGTACCTCCTCCAGGCTCGCTGTATCGTTCTAGCAGCGTTCTCGAACGTAGACCTCTTCAGCTTCCTCGGCACTATTTCTCCAATCTCCACTCTTCTCTTGTAATCATTCATTTGTTGCACTGCAACGTGAACATAGGATATCGACGAGGACTCTATCTTTGGTCCTCTGGAGCATTTCTTGGAAATATGAGAT contains:
- the LOC128880721 gene encoding IQ and AAA domain-containing protein 1-like, whose product is MSEAHYNELWLITRNDLVKLLELDRRIQQTVQTKIKEQGLNLMLPTYLRYVNLVKRLIVCHDQMVQTQKRELIKRVLDCAVGRMLEYKRRIVDLDFTDYQWPDDFMNQFKYTPDDVEITVSACGKDVVQQRRKRIEELIENAHKPEETPSEQLSATSDTEHDDTEKMKESIPRLRRRRVKEESKVSEVLSILQESPEQIKAREARIAAEETMRNAILLIQSHERARVHRCIATQLQQMNDYKRRVEIGEIVPRKLKRSTFENAARTIQRAWRRYVAKKANKKRIARLEELLGMTIPSWKSNQVFVKDRENFQKKLDMMSPFAAQIDKTTEDQRTRLWKIRGPGLIEDITDEIREWFIVWYNEVGHLDVYPAANLGGSVLIATGQTQTPQEYLIAKTAKKDTTEQPAKKAAGRKKNVPWVPATEAFNLLDDANQDFIANWSFRDESDDSQLKIYGDLITDKLCYELQLEMRKIVDELMRLELRTLNQALRKDYKADNKELTIPKQKRGKKRGKKKKKDPLGNVPVENIFDELAKANIIRNYPLTSLNDWVGDLSYQNYEAAREFRDYRHRLGEIKQVMMENCVLPLSSKEIHRIAPLVRSVCICGLARYGKSFLVDAICSEVGAVLFDMTPTVLVGKYVGRRNEQKLINMISKVAREFAPAVIFIDNGEKPWGKKIPSEERQYKPKRFARYYPKLVKSIKRGDQILFLTTSSEPYKATRPFIRVHDKFIMIPLTDYNTLYMFYKDLLMKYHGVHRDIDVSSLAKMSEGIPLEFIKNAIETVLNVRRRITLRFNPLTPVEIMEEVFKYQAPTKKSLGQFAKFETRTPLGKKRARLLRIEQQERQRKQKAEKKR